A section of the Paenibacillus aurantius genome encodes:
- a CDS encoding ABC transporter permease — MTMIARKAVKYAAIGKITVRSHLAYVTDFLVRSLFLLIILYIFSQLWGTTFAGEGSSTIAGYSFKQILWYLILTESMTMAFPSLASRMEEEVKSGDIGYKLTRPVSYLSFQYVSYLGEVYVRLLVNLAVAGLLGLLLLGPPSFGWGWAGFFAASIGAVTVNFMLTLILALSSFWVEETRGLEFVYNKILFTIGGMLMPLEIYPETLQRVCGWLPFQTILYFPARTAVAFDGTVLVRMIGIQAAWIAGLGLAAAWVYARGGRKLHVNGG, encoded by the coding sequence ATGACCATGATCGCGCGGAAGGCCGTCAAATATGCCGCCATCGGCAAAATCACCGTCAGAAGCCATCTCGCCTACGTGACGGACTTTCTCGTCCGTTCCCTTTTTCTGCTCATCATCCTGTACATATTCAGCCAGCTGTGGGGAACGACGTTCGCCGGGGAAGGCTCCTCCACCATTGCGGGGTACAGCTTCAAGCAGATCCTCTGGTACCTGATCCTGACGGAATCCATGACCATGGCGTTCCCCAGTCTGGCGAGCCGGATGGAGGAAGAGGTCAAAAGCGGGGATATCGGCTACAAGCTCACCCGCCCGGTCAGCTACCTATCCTTTCAGTACGTGAGCTACCTGGGAGAGGTCTATGTGCGGCTCTTGGTCAACCTGGCCGTTGCCGGACTGCTTGGCTTACTCCTCCTGGGGCCCCCGAGCTTCGGTTGGGGCTGGGCCGGGTTCTTCGCCGCTTCGATCGGAGCGGTCACCGTTAATTTTATGCTTACCCTTATTCTGGCGCTGAGTTCCTTCTGGGTCGAAGAAACGCGGGGACTGGAATTCGTCTACAACAAAATTCTGTTCACCATCGGCGGAATGCTGATGCCGCTTGAGATCTATCCCGAGACGCTCCAGCGGGTATGCGGGTGGCTGCCGTTTCAGACGATCCTGTATTTCCCGGCCCGGACCGCAGTGGCGTTCGACGGGACCGTCCTGGTTAGAATGATCGGCATTCAGGCGGCTTGGATTGCGGGTCTTGGATTGGCCGCCGCCTGGGTTTATGCCAGAGGAGGGAGGAAGCTTCATGTCAACGGCGGGTAA
- a CDS encoding ABC transporter ATP-binding protein, which produces MQTIRVEALSKAFQVKRKTPGLSGSLRSLFKPDYTVKTAVEPIDFRVEQGEALAFLGPNGAGKSTTIKMLTGILHPSGGTAEVLGFCPWKERKRLAFHVGSVFGQKSQLWYHLPPVDTFELMSRIYELGREDFRKRRDDLIERFDLGPYLATPVRKLSLGERMRCEIAAALLHRPKVVFLDEPTIGLDVVVKQRIRELIREMNREEGVTVFLTSHDAGDIEQLCRRAIVINHGRIILDDTVSGMKRDFLTRKTVQLKLKTEPEPFSFEGVEVLKQKGTGLKLSVDTSCTPIETVLAHFVRTYRLEDVTIENPPMEEIITQIYARTGQAGREQPDLQTAGGRGQERKWPAGKGRKEA; this is translated from the coding sequence GTGCAAACCATACGAGTGGAGGCACTATCCAAGGCGTTTCAAGTGAAACGCAAAACCCCGGGTTTGAGCGGAAGCCTCCGCTCCCTGTTCAAGCCGGACTACACCGTCAAGACGGCGGTGGAGCCGATCGATTTCCGTGTGGAACAGGGGGAGGCGTTGGCTTTCCTTGGCCCGAATGGGGCAGGCAAATCGACGACGATCAAAATGCTCACCGGCATTCTGCACCCGTCCGGCGGAACGGCCGAGGTGCTGGGCTTCTGCCCCTGGAAGGAGCGGAAGCGGCTCGCGTTTCACGTCGGCTCGGTGTTCGGACAGAAGTCGCAGCTGTGGTACCACCTGCCGCCGGTCGACACCTTTGAGCTCATGAGCCGCATTTATGAGCTGGGGCGGGAGGATTTCCGGAAGCGGCGGGACGATCTAATCGAGAGATTCGACCTGGGTCCTTATTTGGCCACTCCTGTTCGGAAGCTCTCCCTGGGCGAACGGATGCGCTGCGAGATTGCAGCGGCTCTTCTTCACCGGCCCAAGGTCGTGTTCCTGGATGAACCGACGATCGGGCTCGACGTCGTGGTGAAGCAGCGGATTCGCGAGTTAATCCGGGAGATGAACCGGGAGGAAGGCGTTACCGTCTTCTTAACGTCCCACGATGCGGGGGATATCGAGCAGCTGTGCAGGCGGGCGATCGTCATCAATCACGGAAGGATTATCCTGGATGACACCGTATCCGGCATGAAGAGGGATTTCCTGACCCGCAAGACTGTTCAGCTTAAGCTGAAAACCGAGCCGGAGCCTTTTTCCTTCGAGGGGGTCGAAGTGTTGAAACAGAAGGGAACGGGGCTGAAGCTGTCCGTGGATACGTCCTGTACCCCGATTGAGACGGTACTGGCCCACTTCGTCCGCACCTACCGGCTCGAAGACGTCACGATCGAGAACCCGCCTATGGAGGAAATCATTACGCAGATCTATGCCCGTACCGGGCAGGCAGGCCGGGAACAGCCGGACCTTCAGACGGCCGGGGGACGGGGACAGGAGAGGAAATGGCCCGCTGGGAAGGGGAGGAAGGAGGCATGA
- a CDS encoding glyoxalase superfamily protein has protein sequence MSTSLAAYPPVIPILRVFQEEKAKEFYLDFLEFQLDWEHRFEEGLPLYRQVSRGDCVLHLSEHHGDACPGAAVRIHTEKLEDYQKRLLGKAYKYARPGIHKTPWNMKEMSIHDPFGNRLVFFEAVEQKPYNGVRTPRATL, from the coding sequence ATGTCTACTTCCCTTGCTGCTTATCCGCCGGTCATCCCTATTCTGCGCGTGTTTCAAGAGGAGAAAGCCAAAGAGTTCTATCTCGACTTCCTGGAATTTCAGCTCGATTGGGAGCACCGTTTTGAAGAGGGACTGCCGCTGTATAGGCAAGTGTCCCGCGGGGATTGCGTGCTTCATCTGTCGGAGCATCATGGGGACGCCTGCCCGGGAGCGGCCGTCCGGATCCATACGGAGAAGCTGGAGGACTACCAGAAGCGGCTGCTCGGCAAAGCTTACAAGTACGCGCGGCCCGGCATCCATAAGACTCCGTGGAACATGAAGGAAATGTCCATCCACGACCCGTTCGGCAACCGGCTCGTCTTCTTCGAGGCCGTGGAGCAGAAGCCATATAATGGGGTCAGAACACCTCGGGCTACTTTATAG
- the mdh gene encoding malate dehydrogenase, with product MAIRRKKITVVGAGFTGATTALMLAQKELGDVVLVDIPQLENPTKGKALDMLEASPVQGFDSNIIGTSNYEDTAGSDIVIITAGIARKPGMSRDDLVNTNAGIMKSVCGNIAKYCPESIVIILSNPVDAMTYVAFQALGFPKNRVIGQSGVLDTARYCTFIAQELNVSVEDVRGFVLGGHGDDMVPLVRYSNVGGIPIEKLIPGDRIDAIVKRTRTGGGEIVNLLGNGSAYYAPAASLVQMTEAILKDKKRIIPSIALLQGEYGYDNLFMGVPTLLGGDGIEKIFELELTAEEKAALDKSAESVRNVIQVVQG from the coding sequence ATGGCCATTCGCCGCAAAAAGATTACCGTGGTCGGCGCCGGATTCACCGGTGCCACGACCGCTCTGATGCTTGCCCAGAAGGAACTGGGAGACGTTGTTCTGGTTGATATTCCGCAGCTTGAGAACCCGACCAAAGGGAAGGCTCTCGACATGCTGGAAGCAAGTCCGGTCCAAGGCTTCGACAGCAACATCATCGGGACGTCCAACTACGAAGACACCGCCGGTTCGGACATCGTGATCATCACCGCCGGGATCGCCCGGAAGCCGGGGATGAGCCGCGACGATCTGGTGAACACCAACGCCGGCATCATGAAATCGGTTTGCGGAAACATCGCCAAATACTGCCCGGAGTCCATCGTCATCATCCTCTCCAATCCGGTGGATGCGATGACTTATGTGGCCTTCCAGGCACTGGGCTTCCCGAAGAACCGCGTCATCGGACAATCCGGCGTACTGGATACGGCCCGCTACTGCACGTTCATCGCGCAGGAGCTTAACGTATCCGTCGAGGATGTGCGCGGCTTCGTTCTGGGCGGCCACGGCGACGATATGGTTCCCTTGGTGCGTTACTCCAACGTGGGCGGCATTCCGATCGAGAAGCTGATCCCGGGGGACCGCATTGACGCCATCGTGAAGCGGACCCGTACGGGCGGCGGCGAGATCGTCAACCTGCTCGGCAACGGCAGCGCGTACTATGCTCCGGCGGCGTCCCTCGTTCAGATGACGGAAGCCATCTTGAAGGACAAGAAGCGGATCATCCCTTCGATCGCTCTTCTCCAAGGCGAGTATGGCTACGACAACCTGTTCATGGGGGTGCCGACTCTTCTCGGCGGCGACGGCATCGAGAAAATTTTCGAGCTGGAGCTGACGGCCGAAGAGAAAGCCGCTTTGGACAAGTCCGCGGAATCCGTCCGCAATGTCATCCAAGTGGTGCAGGGCTAA
- the icd gene encoding NADP-dependent isocitrate dehydrogenase, translating to MPQFENYSLPTEGEKITIDNGKLNVPNNPIIPFIEGDGTGPDIWAASQRVLDAAVEKAYNGEKKIAWYEVYAGEKAFNKYNNWLPNDTLTAMREYTVAIKGPLTTPIGGGIRSLNVALRQELDLYVCLRPVRYFDGVPSPVKRPELVDMVIFRENTEDIYAGIEYKEGSAEVKKVIEFLQQEMGANKIRFPETSGIGIKPVSREGSERLIRAAIEYAISHGRKSVTLVHKGNIMKFTEGAFKNWGYELAEREFGDKVFTWAQYDRIKEEQGTEAANQAQKVAEEAGKIVVKDAIADIALQQVLTRPTDFDVIATLNLNGDYLSDALAAQVGGIGIAPGANINYVTGHAIFEATHGTAPKYAGKDVVNPGSVILSGVMMLEHLGWQEAADLIYKGMETAINNKTVTYDFARLMEGATEVKCSEFANQVIQNM from the coding sequence ATGCCACAATTCGAGAACTACTCCCTGCCAACGGAAGGCGAGAAAATTACGATCGACAACGGCAAGCTGAATGTTCCCAACAACCCGATTATTCCTTTCATCGAAGGGGACGGAACGGGACCCGACATCTGGGCCGCTTCCCAGCGCGTTCTGGACGCAGCTGTAGAGAAAGCCTACAACGGCGAGAAGAAAATCGCCTGGTACGAAGTGTATGCCGGCGAGAAGGCCTTCAACAAATACAACAACTGGCTGCCTAACGACACGCTGACCGCTATGCGCGAATACACGGTTGCCATCAAAGGACCTCTGACGACTCCTATCGGCGGCGGGATCCGTTCCCTGAACGTGGCCCTTCGTCAAGAGCTGGACCTGTACGTCTGCCTGCGTCCGGTTCGTTACTTCGACGGCGTTCCTTCTCCGGTTAAGCGCCCTGAGCTCGTCGACATGGTCATCTTCCGCGAGAACACGGAAGACATCTATGCCGGGATCGAGTACAAGGAAGGCTCCGCCGAAGTAAAGAAAGTGATCGAGTTCCTGCAGCAGGAAATGGGCGCGAACAAAATCCGTTTCCCGGAAACGTCCGGTATCGGCATCAAGCCGGTATCCCGCGAAGGCTCCGAGCGTCTGATCCGCGCAGCGATCGAATATGCGATCAGCCACGGACGCAAGAGCGTAACGCTGGTGCACAAAGGAAACATCATGAAGTTCACCGAAGGAGCGTTCAAGAACTGGGGTTACGAGCTGGCGGAGCGCGAGTTCGGAGACAAGGTGTTCACTTGGGCGCAGTATGACCGCATCAAGGAAGAGCAAGGCACCGAAGCCGCTAACCAGGCTCAGAAGGTGGCCGAAGAAGCCGGCAAAATCGTCGTGAAAGACGCCATCGCCGACATCGCCCTGCAGCAGGTTCTGACCCGTCCGACGGACTTCGACGTTATCGCTACGCTGAACCTGAACGGCGATTACCTGTCTGACGCCCTGGCTGCCCAAGTTGGCGGTATTGGAATCGCACCAGGTGCTAATATTAACTACGTAACCGGCCATGCCATTTTCGAAGCCACCCACGGAACGGCTCCTAAATACGCTGGCAAAGACGTCGTGAACCCGGGATCGGTTATCCTGTCCGGCGTTATGATGCTCGAGCACCTGGGCTGGCAGGAAGCGGCCGACCTCATCTACAAAGGCATGGAAACCGCCATCAACAACAAAACGGTCACTTACGACTTCGCCCGCCTGATGGAAGGCGCAACGGAAGTGAAGTGCTCCGAGTTCGCTAACCAGGTCATCCAAAATATGTAA
- the citZ gene encoding citrate synthase translates to MTATKGLEGIVATTSSVSSIVDGVLTYRGYDIDDLAENASFEEVAYLLWFGKLPNASELEQLKKDLNANASVPDAVIQQLKLYPKNTNSMAALRTAVSSLALYDEEANDMSRESNVRKAIKLQAQLPAIVAAFARIREGKEPVAPKADAGSIAENFLYMLTGEQPNKIAIEALEKALVLHADHELNASTFAARVTVATLSDIYSGVTSAIGALKGPLHGGANEAVMAMLEEIGTIDNVESYVQNKLANKEKLMGFGHRVYKNGDPRAKHLQKMSQELGKITGNLNWYEMSIKIEDIVTGQKGLKPNVDFYSASVYTSLEIPRDLFTPIFAISRTSGWTAHILEQYENNRLIRPRAEYTGPATQKYVPIEKR, encoded by the coding sequence ATGACAGCAACGAAAGGCTTGGAAGGCATCGTCGCCACCACTTCCTCCGTCAGCTCTATTGTGGACGGCGTGCTGACTTACCGCGGGTACGACATCGACGACCTGGCGGAGAACGCTTCTTTTGAAGAAGTCGCCTATTTGCTGTGGTTCGGCAAGCTTCCTAACGCTTCCGAGCTTGAGCAGCTGAAGAAGGACCTGAATGCGAACGCCTCCGTCCCGGATGCCGTTATTCAGCAGCTGAAGCTGTATCCGAAGAACACCAATTCGATGGCTGCCCTTCGCACGGCTGTTTCGAGCCTGGCCCTCTACGACGAGGAAGCCAACGACATGAGCCGCGAGAGCAATGTCCGCAAGGCGATCAAGCTGCAGGCCCAGCTGCCCGCGATTGTTGCCGCTTTCGCCCGTATCCGCGAGGGCAAAGAGCCGGTGGCTCCGAAAGCCGACGCCGGGTCCATCGCCGAGAATTTCCTCTACATGCTGACCGGGGAGCAGCCGAATAAGATTGCGATCGAAGCGCTGGAGAAGGCCCTCGTGCTTCACGCCGATCATGAGCTGAACGCTTCCACCTTCGCAGCCCGGGTTACCGTGGCTACCCTGTCCGATATCTACTCCGGCGTAACGTCCGCGATCGGTGCTCTGAAAGGGCCCCTGCACGGCGGTGCGAACGAAGCGGTTATGGCCATGCTCGAGGAGATCGGCACGATCGACAACGTGGAGAGCTACGTGCAGAACAAGCTCGCCAACAAAGAGAAGCTGATGGGCTTCGGTCACCGCGTTTACAAGAACGGCGACCCCCGCGCCAAGCATCTTCAGAAGATGTCCCAGGAGCTCGGCAAAATTACGGGCAACCTGAACTGGTACGAAATGTCCATCAAAATCGAAGACATCGTGACCGGACAGAAGGGCCTGAAGCCGAATGTCGACTTCTACTCGGCGTCCGTCTACACATCGCTCGAGATTCCGCGCGACCTGTTCACGCCGATCTTTGCGATTTCCCGGACCTCCGGCTGGACGGCTCACATTCTCGAGCAGTACGAGAACAACCGCCTGATCCGTCCGCGTGCGGAATACACCGGCCCGGCCACCCAGAAATACGTTCCGATCGAGAAGCGCTAA
- a CDS encoding Ppx/GppA phosphatase family protein, whose protein sequence is MKPNKRIGIIDIGSNSVRLGIYEQTGRLSHRVIDESKKAARLSERIGSDGRLGEKDILALAETLEQFKLLCSANRTAQIRAVATAAIRNAANSAEIVAKLIRLTGLDIEVLSGKEEARLGFVGMINSLSVEDGFLVDIGGGSTEVTLFRNRKIVNSVSFPFGSVNTAKRFSRGGLLEPSDLALIRRMVEEAVRREPWIRSQPGLPLIGLGGTIRTLGKLVQRQTKYSLPMTHNFDIAPPRVESVLDRLTALSLEKRNKLDGVSKDRADIIVPGLVILQTLFRQMRAAHYKISGAGLRDGLLFEAAFPGQPVISDVAEYSVRHMLSLYPSVPLAHVEQVNRLALKLFDDLAPVHGLGESERRCLHTASLLYRIGVAVNFYSYSKHTFYLMAHSRMDGLTHREILLCGLIASYKTKNRTRHAYLAHKDILSEPDCSLAVTLGTLLRLAAALDRSETQPVAELTATAGRKTLDLHLQCSRLPQLETAEVETVEKEFKKVWGLTPRCRAVVFSTI, encoded by the coding sequence ATGAAACCGAACAAGCGGATCGGCATTATCGACATCGGCTCCAACTCGGTGCGCCTCGGCATCTATGAGCAGACGGGAAGGCTGTCCCACCGGGTTATCGACGAAAGCAAGAAGGCGGCACGCTTAAGCGAGCGGATCGGAAGCGACGGCCGGCTGGGGGAGAAGGATATCCTCGCCCTGGCCGAAACGCTTGAGCAGTTCAAGCTGCTCTGCTCGGCTAACCGGACGGCCCAGATCCGGGCGGTGGCGACGGCCGCCATCCGCAACGCGGCGAATTCCGCCGAAATTGTCGCCAAGCTGATCCGGTTGACCGGTCTCGACATCGAGGTGCTGTCCGGAAAGGAAGAAGCCCGTCTCGGCTTCGTCGGGATGATCAACTCGCTTTCCGTCGAGGACGGCTTTCTGGTTGACATCGGGGGCGGCAGCACGGAGGTGACCCTGTTCCGGAACCGGAAGATCGTGAACAGCGTCTCCTTCCCCTTCGGCTCGGTCAATACGGCCAAGCGGTTCAGCCGCGGCGGCCTCCTGGAGCCGTCCGACCTCGCCTTGATCCGCCGGATGGTCGAGGAGGCGGTGCGCCGGGAGCCCTGGATCCGCAGCCAGCCGGGTCTGCCCCTCATCGGGCTCGGCGGCACGATCCGGACCCTCGGCAAGCTGGTTCAGCGGCAGACGAAGTACTCCCTGCCCATGACGCATAACTTCGATATCGCTCCCCCGCGCGTCGAATCCGTGCTGGACAGGCTCACCGCCCTCTCCCTGGAGAAACGCAACAAGCTGGACGGGGTGTCGAAGGACCGCGCCGACATCATCGTACCCGGTCTGGTTATCCTGCAGACCCTGTTCCGGCAGATGCGGGCGGCGCATTACAAGATCAGCGGCGCCGGGCTTAGAGACGGGCTGCTCTTCGAGGCGGCTTTCCCCGGCCAGCCCGTCATCTCCGACGTGGCCGAATACAGTGTCCGCCATATGCTGAGCTTGTACCCGTCCGTTCCCCTGGCCCACGTGGAGCAGGTCAACCGCCTCGCCCTGAAGCTGTTTGACGATCTGGCCCCGGTCCACGGCCTTGGGGAATCCGAGCGGCGCTGCCTGCATACCGCTTCCCTGCTCTACCGAATAGGGGTGGCCGTCAACTTCTACTCCTATTCGAAGCATACCTTCTACCTGATGGCCCATTCGCGTATGGACGGCTTGACCCACCGGGAGATTCTGCTGTGCGGGCTTATCGCCTCGTACAAAACAAAGAACCGGACCCGGCACGCCTATCTCGCCCACAAGGACATACTGAGCGAGCCCGACTGCTCCCTTGCGGTTACCCTGGGTACCCTGCTCCGGCTTGCCGCCGCTCTCGACCGCAGCGAAACCCAGCCGGTAGCGGAGCTGACCGCCACGGCCGGACGCAAAACGCTGGATCTCCATCTCCAATGCAGCCGCCTGCCGCAGCTGGAAACGGCGGAGGTCGAAACGGTCGAGAAGGAATTCAAGAAGGTGTGGGGACTGACTCCCCGCTGCCGGGCGGTCGTTTTTTCCACGATCTGA
- the ppk1 gene encoding polyphosphate kinase 1, translating to MTRTERGEVSRYLNRDLSWVEFNKRVLEEAQDPATPLLERAKFLAIVSTNLDEFMSVRVAGLQDQQKAGYTRKDFTGYTPSGLLKRIMKRTSRMVNDQYKAYREAVRFLGREGIYISRYDDLTASQKKAMDQYYTDNVFPVLTPMGVDQSRPFPLVNSLSLYLAVVLLKEGDDPEEEPYFAIVRVPSNLSRLVRVPARGNSKKQEFVLLDDLIKQHIRSLFAGYVPLAVDPFRLTRNADLTLNEEGAEDLLEEIEKELRRRRWGVPVRLEVHKGIHAYALEMLKEEFEIEDNVFVIDGPIDLSFLMKLPSLVEGFPQLRYPELIPVYPEELEESESLFEVLGQRDVLLYHPYESFDAVNDFLMEAAEDPYVLAVKITLYRVSGHSVLIQALSKAAESGKQVTVVVELKARFDEERNIAWARQLEKAGCHVVYGLVGLKTHAKITLVVRQEQDTLRRYVHVGTGNYNENSARLYTDLGLFTSDPLIGEDASSLFNEITGFSAPSDLHTFAVAPTDLLPVLQQLIRREAEHAAAGRPARIIAKMNSLSNQEMVDALYEASQAGVPIDLIVRGVCCLRPGVEGLSETITVRSIVDRFLEHSRVVYFENGGEPDVRISSADWMTRNLTRRIELMCPVRDEGLKQDLIRILHMSLEDNVKARHLQQNGLYSRPEGEDKPFRSQFEAAKIRSWKKRPPGSGESVPTPS from the coding sequence ATGACCCGAACGGAACGAGGAGAAGTGTCCCGCTATTTGAACCGCGATTTAAGCTGGGTGGAATTTAACAAAAGAGTGCTGGAGGAGGCGCAGGATCCGGCTACTCCCCTGCTGGAAAGGGCCAAGTTTCTTGCCATCGTCTCGACCAATCTGGACGAGTTCATGAGCGTCCGGGTGGCTGGGCTGCAGGATCAGCAGAAAGCGGGGTACACGCGTAAGGATTTTACCGGCTACACGCCGTCCGGTCTGTTAAAGCGAATCATGAAGCGGACCTCCCGTATGGTAAACGATCAATACAAGGCTTACCGGGAAGCGGTTCGCTTCTTGGGGCGCGAAGGAATATACATAAGCCGTTACGACGATTTGACCGCCAGCCAGAAAAAAGCGATGGACCAGTATTACACCGACAATGTCTTTCCCGTGCTTACCCCCATGGGAGTGGATCAGAGCCGGCCCTTTCCGCTCGTCAACAGCCTCTCGCTCTATCTGGCGGTTGTCCTTCTTAAGGAAGGGGACGATCCGGAGGAGGAGCCTTATTTTGCTATTGTCCGGGTTCCTTCGAATCTGTCCCGGCTTGTCCGGGTGCCGGCACGCGGAAACAGCAAGAAGCAGGAATTCGTCCTGCTGGACGATCTGATCAAGCAGCACATCCGCAGCCTGTTCGCCGGGTATGTCCCGCTTGCCGTCGATCCTTTCCGGCTGACCCGCAACGCGGACCTGACCTTGAACGAAGAAGGGGCGGAGGACCTTCTCGAGGAAATCGAGAAGGAGCTGCGGCGAAGGCGCTGGGGAGTGCCGGTCCGGCTGGAGGTGCACAAGGGCATTCATGCCTACGCGCTTGAAATGCTGAAGGAAGAATTCGAAATTGAAGACAATGTGTTTGTCATCGACGGCCCGATCGATCTCAGCTTTCTTATGAAGCTTCCGTCTCTTGTCGAGGGCTTTCCCCAGCTGAGGTACCCGGAGCTTATTCCGGTCTACCCGGAAGAGCTGGAAGAAAGCGAAAGCCTGTTCGAGGTGCTCGGGCAGCGGGATGTCCTTCTCTACCATCCTTATGAATCGTTCGATGCGGTCAATGATTTCCTGATGGAGGCGGCGGAGGATCCGTACGTTCTTGCGGTCAAAATCACCCTGTACCGGGTAAGCGGCCATTCGGTGCTTATCCAGGCCTTGTCCAAAGCGGCGGAATCCGGCAAGCAGGTCACCGTTGTCGTGGAACTGAAGGCCCGGTTCGACGAGGAGCGGAACATCGCGTGGGCCAGGCAGCTGGAGAAGGCGGGCTGTCATGTCGTGTACGGCCTCGTGGGACTGAAGACACATGCCAAAATTACCCTGGTCGTCCGCCAGGAGCAGGATACCCTCCGCCGGTATGTTCATGTGGGCACCGGGAACTATAACGAGAATTCCGCCCGGCTTTATACGGACCTGGGCCTGTTCACCTCCGATCCCTTGATCGGGGAAGACGCCTCCTCGCTGTTCAATGAGATTACGGGCTTCTCCGCTCCTTCCGACCTGCATACCTTTGCGGTCGCGCCAACGGACCTGCTTCCGGTGCTGCAGCAGCTGATCCGCCGGGAAGCGGAGCATGCCGCCGCCGGCCGTCCGGCCCGCATCATCGCCAAAATGAACTCGCTGTCCAACCAGGAAATGGTCGACGCCCTATACGAGGCTTCCCAAGCGGGGGTTCCAATCGATTTGATAGTCAGAGGGGTTTGCTGCCTGCGTCCGGGAGTGGAGGGATTAAGCGAAACCATCACGGTCCGGAGCATTGTGGACCGCTTCCTGGAGCATTCACGCGTGGTATATTTCGAGAACGGCGGGGAGCCGGATGTGAGGATTTCCAGCGCGGATTGGATGACCCGGAACCTGACAAGGCGGATTGAGCTTATGTGTCCCGTCCGGGACGAGGGGCTTAAGCAGGATCTTATCCGCATCCTCCATATGAGCCTGGAGGATAACGTCAAAGCCCGCCATCTGCAGCAGAACGGCTTGTATTCCCGCCCGGAGGGGGAAGACAAGCCGTTCCGGAGCCAGTTCGAAGCCGCTAAGATCAGATCGTGGAAAAAACGACCGCCCGGCAGCGGGGAGTCAGTCCCCACACCTTCTTGA
- the ytvI gene encoding sporulation integral membrane protein YtvI: MLILTAGVLFLYYAVPLIYPFLIGFALAYLLNPAVTYFQRKTHMPRWAAVLVVLVIFLGAATGFLTLLVTNIVVEISSLTESLQRSMNTWISELNLFLNSEYIQGIVSQLNRFYEENPQYQNTINSNLTSTAKSLADTGSSFITGILNGIVSVISALPSAATITVIVLLAAFFISKDWYKVTTRLASWFPERTRKATSAIWSDLQTALFGYIRAQLILITVTTIVVIIGLLILRVKYAFAIGLLTGFFDLLPYLGPGAVLVPWILFIFLQGNLYLGVGLSILYGIILINRQIIEPKVLASSIGLDPLVTLIAMFVGLKLFGVFGLIIGPVTLVILSAFHRANVFRDIYRYILHGSPSE; the protein is encoded by the coding sequence GTGCTTATTCTGACGGCCGGTGTGCTGTTCCTCTACTACGCCGTTCCGTTAATTTATCCTTTTCTGATCGGATTTGCCCTGGCCTATCTGCTCAATCCTGCCGTAACCTACTTCCAGCGCAAAACCCATATGCCCCGATGGGCCGCGGTCCTTGTCGTGCTTGTCATTTTTCTCGGCGCGGCAACGGGATTCCTGACCCTGCTCGTCACGAACATCGTCGTGGAAATCAGCTCCCTCACCGAATCCCTTCAGCGCAGCATGAACACCTGGATCAGCGAGCTTAATCTCTTCCTTAATTCCGAATACATACAGGGAATCGTCAGCCAGCTAAACCGGTTCTACGAGGAAAATCCTCAATATCAGAATACCATTAATTCAAACCTGACCTCAACGGCGAAGAGCCTCGCGGATACCGGCTCCAGCTTCATCACGGGAATTCTGAACGGCATTGTGTCCGTTATTTCGGCTCTTCCAAGCGCGGCTACCATTACGGTTATCGTCCTGCTCGCGGCCTTCTTCATCAGCAAGGACTGGTACAAGGTAACCACCCGGTTGGCCTCCTGGTTCCCCGAGCGTACCCGCAAGGCGACAAGCGCTATTTGGTCCGACCTTCAGACCGCCCTCTTCGGCTATATACGCGCTCAGCTCATCTTGATTACCGTGACGACCATTGTCGTGATTATCGGCCTTCTCATCCTAAGGGTAAAATATGCCTTCGCCATCGGGCTTCTGACCGGATTCTTCGATCTTCTCCCTTACTTAGGCCCGGGAGCGGTGCTCGTGCCCTGGATCCTGTTCATCTTTCTGCAGGGAAACCTCTACCTGGGGGTCGGCCTCAGCATTCTGTACGGTATCATTCTCATCAACCGCCAAATCATCGAGCCGAAGGTGCTGGCCTCCAGCATCGGCCTGGATCCCCTCGTCACCTTAATCGCCATGTTCGTTGGCCTCAAGCTCTTCGGCGTATTTGGCCTTATCATCGGTCCGGTCACCCTGGTCATCCTCTCCGCTTTTCACCGGGCCAACGTGTTTCGGGATATCTACCGGTATATCCTTCACGGATCCCCCTCCGAATAA